Within Quercus lobata isolate SW786 chromosome 5, ValleyOak3.0 Primary Assembly, whole genome shotgun sequence, the genomic segment ttgtgaACATCAAACATGTTAAACTTGAGATTTGGGTGCCATGATGCTATCTGGTTACACAAAAATGACtagtttgtgtattttttttttacttagaaaactatttgaaaattatGGAATATGAAATTAGTCTAATTAGataataaacatatattttatttggctTGTAAATAATGGAAAAGTCagtaacttgatttttttttcaaaaagagaaaagtgaaTAATTTGTatacaattattttgttttttgttgaaattgtatTAGTACCAAATAAATTCTAGTCGTTTTGattttcattattaaaattttattagagtTGTATAGCAGATATGATGCTAGATTGCTAGTTTGGTAGTGTAGAATGAAGCTCATTTTTGTTGACTAATTGTCTCCACGCAGCACGTGCGGAATATAATTCCCTCCCATTATATTATTCACTGCAACAATAAAGGTAAGACTGCAGACGAGTTATTTCAAGAAACACATGCTGGCCTTCTCGAGCTGGCACAAAAGTGGATAAAGGACACCTCTCAATCGTGCTCTGCAGTTTCTGTCCTTGTTGCCACTGTAGTTTTCGCTGCTGCCTACACCGTCCCTGGAGGTAACGATGCTTCAGGCCGTCCTAATTTCATCGACTCTCCATTCTTCGTCCTCTTCACCATCATGGATGTTATTTCCCTTGCGTGCTCCTTGACTTCTGTTGTCATGTTCCTCTCCATCCTCTCGTCTCCATTTGAGTATGAAAATTTCAAGGCATCTCTCCCTCGGAAGTTACTAATAGGCTTCACATTGCTCTTCTTCTCCGTGACAACGACCACGCTTTCTTTTGCAGCAACTATTTTTCTCCTCCTTCATTTTCAAAAGAAAGCTTGGACTAAAACTCTGATTTATACTGCTGCATTCCTTCCTGTCTCTGTGTTTGCGCTTATGCAGTTCCCGTTGTATGCTGCATTCAACAAATTATTGCACACCCTTaccaagaaaataaagaagaaggtATATCCCGAAAAATTCCTTCCTCCTTACTTGAGGACCAAGAAGCTCAATAAACTCTCATGAGAATAGGCTTTTGGATTTTGACTATAAGGCGGCGTTCATTTTGTTCCCATCATTCACCAAATGTCAAAGGCCTGTTATCATAATGTATTGACATTAATCTATATGTAATAAGACAACGAGAAGTTAGATATTTCTCTTCAGTGTGCTTTGATTTGTGATAAAGAAACTTCATTTACGGTAGCgaaaccaagaaaaaaagaaacccaaattaTCATTTTGGTTCCTATATTTTAGTAATCAATTTTGTTCTTATTGTTAACTTGTTTTATTTATGGATAACAAAGTAGAATGTATTCAAAACTTTTAACCATAAAAATCCTagtatctttctttttgagtGGTGTGTATTTCACACATGTTTGCACACAAAGTAAATACATTCACTTTTTTTGTATTAAAGTGGTGACTTGATGGACTTGAAATCATGACTTTTAAGTGGAAATTGTGATTTCAGCTCACAAGGTTAGTGCaaaaaagtgaatgtgtatactTTGTGAATACAAATCTTCTTACCACTTTTTGTGTACCACTCTATATTTCATAAATCATTACTTGTCATGTTTTGattttactttccttataaaataactgAAGTTTTAAATAAGAggtaattacacataacccacttgtggtttgggcgaaaatcactttgcctactcatggtttgaaaagtatcacttaacctaCCTGAGGTATGTTTCCGTTaatctccgtaacccaccttAGTCCCAaccgttacaaaaacacctcttaaccctaaaacacaacataacgtgaatcaaaacacccaaaactcaaaaactttTCGAGAGAGAGACCTGTGGTGAGATCAACGTATTCTTCATGGTTTGGAGTGTCTAGAGGGGGAGAAAACACAAGTTTCACAACATCGAAGCTAGGAGAGGTAGtttcaataaagaaaatcaaggtATTTGTGTCTGTTCTCGatttagggtttcagattttaTTCAAGTGCCAACTTACTATGTGAAACTCTAAATTTGGGCTTCCCAGGAATCATGTTTTGTTGATATGCCTTCATCAAGTGGTAATTTCTTGGGTTCATATGGGCATATGTGCAATGAGTAGACTTGTATTTTGAGAACAAGTTTGAGTTTGTACAATTTTGGGAGGAGGTTCTTGGGTTGTAGCCGTTATAAGGTTGGTCCTAAGTGTCCTTTCTTTGTTTGGCTTGATAACCCAACCTGTCTTTGTGGGAATGAAACTGCACCTTTGGCTCTAGAGAGGATGTCTAGGCTTCAGAGTGCTTTCTAACTTGCCAATGAGAGGGAAAGGACAGCTTTGGAAACGGCAGAAGCAGCTAGGCAAATGGTAGAAAAGGCTCTTGAAGAGGAAGTCAAAGCCAAGGAAATGGAGAGAAAGGCTCAAGCTATTTGTGCAAAAGTTACGGAAAAGGCCATGTTTGCTGAAAAGAAGCAAAGAATGTGGAAGTTTGTATGCATTTTGTCATGgatattttttgttattgttatgttgtttttgttgttgttgttgtgttttggcTCAATTGAGTTCTCTAGAGTGAAGAGACCTAGGTTGTTGCCCTGAAGTAGTTAATTAGTTAGTAGAGATAGTTATGGCAATGGTGTTAATGAATTTGCATTGTAATAGCACTAGCCTATTGATGTAATGTTTTGATGTGTCAATCAACAAAGAATTGGTCAATTATTGAGTATTGTTTTGTgcataccataacaaccattcaATGAAAGAAGTATTAGTCATGCCACTAG encodes:
- the LOC115989530 gene encoding ankyrin repeat-containing protein NPR4-like isoform X2 yields the protein MTMRKTYCMWPLATVSGIYFIGVKKMKVIMKCRLASRIDKNGNTLLHHVAEGKRYYGRESREQAAGPAFQLQEELSWLKHVRNIIPSHYIIHCNNKGKTADELFQETHAGLLELAQKWIKDTSQSCSAVSVLVATVVFAAAYTVPGGNDASGRPNFIDSPFFVLFTIMDVISLACSLTSVVMFLSILSSPFEYENFKASLPRKLLIGFTLLFFSVTTTTLSFAATIFLLLHFQKKAWTKTLIYTAAFLPVSVFALMQFPLYAAFNKLLHTLTKKIKKKVYPEKFLPPYLRTKKLNKLS